The following proteins come from a genomic window of Sardina pilchardus chromosome 13, fSarPil1.1, whole genome shotgun sequence:
- the LOC134100068 gene encoding T-box transcription factor TBX1, with translation MDVSYNCTLGVPCVPDLDVTSGKAAKVASVRVQLEMHTLWEQFDHLGTEMIVTKAGRRMFPTFQVCISGMDPDSEYVLLMDFIPVDDKRYRYAFHSSSWVVAGRGDASPPGRVHFHPDSPARGAQWMKQTVSFDRLKLTNNLLDDNGHIILNSMHCYQPRLHVVLVDPRRDSHSYAQRNFCTFSFPETRFIAVTAYQNHRITQLKIASNPFAKGFRTANPDNW, from the exons ATGGATG TCTCCTACAACTGCACACTGGGTGTGCCCTGTGTCCCAGATCTGGATGTCACTAGTGGCAAAGCTGCCAAGGTGGCGTCAGTTAGGGTTCAGCTGGAGATGCACACCCTGTGGGAGCAGTTTGATCACCTGGGGACAGAGATGATTGTCACAAAGGCTGGAAG GAGAATGTTCCCCACGTTCCAGGTCTGCATCTCAGGCATGGATCCTGACTCAGAGTATGTTCTGCTCATGGATTTCATCCCCGTGGATGACAAGAGATACAG GTATGCCTTCCACAGCTCGTCCTGGGTGGTGGCGGGTCGCGGTGATGCTTCCCCCCCTGGGAGGGTGCACTTCCACCCTGACTCCCCCGCACGAGGAGCCCAGTGGATGAAGCAGACGGTCTCCTTCGATCGGCTCAAACTCACCAACAACCTGCTGGATGACAATGGACAT ATCATCTTGAACTCGATGCATTGCTACCAGCCACGCCTGCATGTGGTGCTGGTGGACCCAAGGCGCGACAGCCACAGCTACGCTCAGCGGAACTTCTGCACCTTCTCTTTCCCAGAAACACGCTTCATTGCTGTCACTGCTTACCAAAACCACAGG ATTACCCAGCTAAAAATAGCCAGCAACCCCTTTGCCAAAGGCTTCCGGACAGCAAACCCAGATAACTGGTAA